The following proteins come from a genomic window of Pseudomonas putida:
- a CDS encoding monovalent cation:proton antiporter-2 (CPA2) family protein: MPHEGSLLQTAVIFLLAAVLAVPLAKRLQLGAVIGYLLAGVAIGPQALGLIRDTESVAHISELGVVLLLFIIGLELSPKRLWLMRKSVFGVGTAQVLLTGALIGAIALFGFGQSLSAAIVVGLGLALSSTALGLQSLAENKQLNAPHGRLAFAILLFQDIAAIPLIALVPLLAASGPETSHGDSLQHGLNVFASIAVVIVGGRYLLRPVFRIVARTGLPEVSTATALLVVIGTAWLMEEAGISMALGAFLAGLLLADSEYRHELESQIEPFKGLLLGLFFMSVGMGANLSLLLEMPLVLLGLTLLLVTVKLVLLIGVGRLAGGLNSASALRLGMVLAAGGEFAFVVFKLGKDQGLFDTQTYDLLLMTITLSMAITPLLMLGCARALKHTQPAREVPEQYKAIDAGTPRVVIVGMGRMGQIVSRILRAQKIPFVALETSVDAIEMTRMFEQAPVFYGDPQRPEVLHAAKVGEAEYFVITTDDPEVTTRTAERVKRLYPHLKVLARARNRQHVHKLVDVGAEPIRETFYSSLEMTRRALVGLGLSSEQAADRIDRFAQHDEEVLEAQGQVRDDRAKVMQTAKEARVELERLFDSDAD; the protein is encoded by the coding sequence ATGCCACACGAAGGCAGCCTTCTGCAAACCGCGGTGATCTTCTTGCTCGCCGCCGTCCTCGCCGTCCCCCTGGCCAAACGCCTGCAACTTGGCGCCGTCATCGGCTACCTGCTGGCTGGCGTGGCCATCGGCCCACAGGCCTTGGGTCTTATCCGCGACACCGAAAGCGTGGCGCACATTTCCGAACTGGGCGTGGTCTTGCTGTTGTTCATCATCGGCCTGGAATTGTCGCCCAAGCGCCTGTGGCTGATGCGTAAGTCAGTGTTCGGCGTCGGTACTGCACAGGTGCTGCTGACCGGCGCACTCATCGGCGCCATCGCCCTGTTCGGCTTCGGCCAGTCACTCTCTGCCGCCATCGTGGTAGGCCTTGGCCTGGCCCTTTCGTCCACCGCCCTGGGCCTGCAGAGCCTGGCCGAGAACAAGCAGCTCAACGCCCCGCATGGCCGCCTGGCATTCGCCATCTTGCTGTTCCAGGACATCGCCGCGATCCCGCTGATCGCCCTGGTGCCACTGCTGGCCGCCAGCGGCCCGGAGACCAGCCACGGTGACAGCCTGCAACATGGCCTGAACGTCTTCGCCAGCATCGCTGTGGTGATCGTCGGCGGGCGCTACCTACTGCGCCCGGTGTTCCGCATCGTGGCCCGCACCGGCCTACCGGAAGTGTCCACCGCCACCGCGCTGCTGGTAGTGATCGGCACCGCCTGGCTGATGGAGGAAGCAGGCATTTCCATGGCCCTGGGCGCCTTCCTCGCGGGCCTGCTGCTGGCCGACTCGGAATACCGGCATGAGCTGGAATCGCAGATCGAACCGTTCAAAGGCCTGCTGCTGGGGCTGTTTTTCATGAGTGTCGGCATGGGCGCAAACCTCAGCCTGCTGCTGGAAATGCCGCTCGTTCTGCTGGGCCTGACCCTGTTGTTGGTGACGGTCAAACTGGTGCTGCTGATCGGCGTCGGCCGCCTGGCCGGAGGCCTGAACAGCGCCAGCGCACTGCGCCTGGGGATGGTGCTGGCCGCCGGTGGTGAGTTCGCCTTCGTGGTGTTCAAGCTGGGCAAGGACCAGGGCCTGTTCGACACTCAGACCTACGACCTGCTGCTGATGACCATAACCCTGTCGATGGCCATCACCCCGCTGCTGATGCTCGGCTGCGCCCGCGCCCTCAAGCACACGCAACCTGCACGCGAAGTACCCGAGCAATACAAGGCCATCGATGCCGGTACCCCGCGTGTGGTGATCGTCGGCATGGGCCGCATGGGGCAAATCGTCTCGCGTATCCTGCGGGCGCAGAAAATCCCCTTCGTCGCCCTGGAAACCTCGGTGGACGCCATCGAGATGACCCGCATGTTCGAACAGGCCCCGGTGTTCTACGGCGACCCGCAGCGCCCCGAGGTGCTGCATGCAGCCAAGGTCGGCGAAGCGGAGTATTTCGTCATCACCACCGACGACCCGGAAGTGACCACACGCACGGCAGAGCGGGTCAAACGCCTGTACCCACACCTTAAGGTACTGGCACGCGCGCGTAACCGGCAGCATGTGCACAAACTGGTAGACGTGGGCGCAGAGCCAATTCGCGAGACGTTCTATTCGAGCCTGGAAATGACCCGCCGGGCGCTGGTCGGGTTGGGGCTGAGCAGTGAACAGGCGGCGGACCGCATCGATCGGTTTGCCCAGCATGACGAGGAAGTGCTGGAAGCGCAGGGGCAGGTGCGTGATGACCGGGCCAAGGTGATGCAGACGGCCAAGGAAGCGCGGGTGGAGTTGGAGCGGTTGTTTGATTCGGATGCGGATTAA
- a CDS encoding trifunctional serine/threonine-protein kinase/ATP-binding protein/sensor histidine kinase, with translation MLDERLVQRPVDYAQSIDDGWLSRCDITQLDQEGDLTYFRLHDPVTRLAWLAVRAPVEAPAACQRLERDYRLHLDPEWAVLPSAFLRSAEGPLLVYPAGRSIADLIAQGPAALAPFLRVAVNAARALAQAHEHNVLHGALQPEHICIGQALRVRLGCFRADTQVQGSPQQMAIGNWSYLAPEQLCAHGTSRDQRSDIYALGAILYQLLLGELPLSGRDTLHWRQLHAGVQPRAANEVDARVPLALSDILAKALAKEPEARYQSARALAIDLDHCQRQWAASQAIEGFEPGSADGIAPSRERLYGRDAEQKVIALLMKALRRDSTPQALFVSGATGMGKSRLVETALKAGADGYWAIGKCNSLEQAVPYAPWIEILQSLATQLLAKNSQDLETLRREILRRLKGRGRLLGKLAPDLNLIIGPLPELPEKPTRSALQKELRAIVEFLHVFSRPGHPLALFLDDMQWADDGTQHLLAELFAKPPGNLLLIFARRNDAHPSSNAFTPAAAVRSTTLNLRPLTVSAVTELIGERYHVQPEAALEVAQLVHDKTAGNPFFINQILTAMVEDGLFTFDTQAMRWSWSLDAVARHRYADNVADLMVQRMARLPAVQRDVLRIASAVGNRCDERLLERILALPAGLPAESLKALTAAGFLLPGQRGLGFAHDRVQDAAYELTPMRERAQLHARIAQAMQLTWQDDLQDAVFDIANQLQRASPKAFETNDCEAFLPLLHEAALRARDSGAVDQAAAYLHTADHVLRVSATPSAHAEHAFSIACMAAECDMQLSRMPQAEARLADCQNRARTALDQARVCRLQARLHTLRCDYQAAISAAVYGLELLGITLDRGSNQAQVEASFAHVQALIERKGRHCLESLPRCNAQEVTVAVGLLATLSSSFFVQDDICFLHLAKLMELSLSQGVAPGSTYGLAWYGVMIAERFGAYHDGHACCLAALKLIERHGFEADLTSALLALDQVSAWTAPMEFARRTALEAIDSGRLSGDLAMSCYASNHLVSDSLFMGRYLPEVADEVAQGLATVRRYSYSDIEHILLAQQAFVADLCGNAFSGSTAGVKSRTTLFFKHLFSGMSAFYLGNIKQAIHSLACAGEHAWAAPAHINLADYHLFHGLALGSPEAPGSLASKLAALQAVRVRFASWANFNPVTFRNKLLLIEGVIAKLNGDGMAAIRCFDQAQIAATAAGFIHEQALAHEQLAEVCIPNGLISGANLHLRIARDCFHIWGATGKVRQLETLHPFLRTQPVQETHRSSSQARLDLEAGIEAARALSEEVLLEGLIETLMGHLTQHSGADHGALLIVSGAEFQMAALAYIDDVGLHVRMDNCQKFLTQAPLSIINATMRTKKPLVLNDALSECPEAFRQELQARNARSVLCLPLVIQGVLIGLVYLENRLVPNLFGGQRLAMLEILASQAAVSLQTAKFYTRLAEDNQTRAQMEAELRRSRAQLASSAHQQVMNELSASIAHEISQPLLGIASNAAASLRWLKRETPDLKEAIAGLEDIRNDSERAANIVRALRSLAKQTPMQLKTVKLDELILEVVRLTSGDAGKCKVDVQTRLHAAVSVMADPVQLQQLVFNLITNALEALAGYRSDGRLQISSEVLADKVEICVDDNGPGIAPEERDQVFGAFYTTKSGGLGMGLAICNSVVQAHGGQLQAQVSALGGCRIRLTIPVQQV, from the coding sequence GCTTGGTTGCTTTCGCGCCGACACTCAAGTGCAGGGCAGCCCGCAGCAAATGGCGATCGGCAACTGGTCCTATCTGGCACCAGAGCAGCTCTGCGCCCATGGCACCAGCCGCGATCAGCGCAGCGACATCTATGCCTTGGGCGCGATCCTCTACCAGTTGCTGCTGGGCGAGCTGCCCTTGAGCGGGCGCGACACGCTGCACTGGCGCCAGCTGCATGCCGGCGTGCAACCGCGGGCAGCCAACGAAGTCGACGCCAGGGTGCCGCTGGCGCTCAGCGACATCCTCGCCAAAGCGCTGGCCAAAGAGCCTGAAGCCCGCTACCAGAGCGCACGTGCCCTGGCCATCGACCTTGACCACTGTCAACGGCAGTGGGCCGCCTCACAGGCCATCGAAGGCTTTGAACCGGGCAGCGCGGACGGTATCGCGCCCAGCCGCGAACGCCTGTACGGTCGCGATGCCGAACAGAAGGTGATCGCTCTGCTGATGAAAGCCTTGCGCCGTGACAGCACACCGCAAGCGCTGTTCGTCAGTGGTGCCACCGGCATGGGCAAGTCACGCCTGGTCGAAACGGCGCTGAAGGCCGGCGCCGACGGTTATTGGGCCATCGGGAAATGCAACAGCCTCGAACAGGCAGTGCCCTACGCGCCCTGGATCGAAATTCTGCAGTCGCTGGCCACGCAGTTGCTGGCGAAAAACAGCCAAGACCTCGAAACGCTGCGCCGCGAGATCCTGCGTCGGCTAAAAGGCCGCGGCCGACTGCTGGGCAAGCTGGCTCCTGACCTCAACCTGATCATCGGCCCACTGCCCGAACTGCCGGAAAAACCTACGCGGTCGGCACTGCAGAAGGAGCTACGGGCCATCGTCGAGTTCCTCCACGTGTTCAGCCGGCCCGGCCACCCGCTGGCGCTATTCCTGGATGACATGCAGTGGGCTGACGATGGCACACAGCACTTGCTGGCGGAGCTGTTCGCCAAGCCGCCGGGTAACCTTTTGCTGATTTTCGCCCGGCGCAACGATGCGCACCCCAGCAGCAATGCCTTCACGCCTGCTGCCGCTGTGCGCAGTACCACCTTGAACCTGCGCCCGCTTACCGTGAGCGCAGTGACAGAGCTTATTGGCGAGCGATACCACGTGCAGCCGGAGGCGGCTTTGGAGGTTGCGCAGCTGGTGCACGACAAGACCGCGGGCAACCCGTTTTTCATCAACCAGATTCTCACTGCGATGGTCGAGGATGGGCTGTTTACGTTCGACACCCAAGCCATGCGCTGGTCATGGTCACTGGACGCGGTGGCGCGCCACCGTTATGCCGATAACGTCGCCGACCTGATGGTCCAACGCATGGCCCGCCTGCCCGCTGTCCAGCGCGATGTGCTGCGCATTGCCAGCGCCGTGGGCAACCGCTGCGATGAGCGGTTGCTCGAGCGCATCCTGGCGCTGCCTGCAGGGCTACCCGCCGAATCGCTCAAAGCACTGACTGCCGCAGGCTTCCTTCTGCCTGGGCAGAGGGGCCTTGGTTTCGCCCATGACCGTGTGCAGGACGCCGCCTACGAACTCACGCCGATGCGTGAACGGGCACAGTTGCATGCGCGGATCGCGCAGGCCATGCAGCTTACATGGCAAGACGATCTGCAAGATGCCGTCTTCGATATCGCCAACCAGCTACAACGCGCCAGCCCGAAAGCGTTCGAAACGAATGACTGCGAGGCCTTCCTGCCATTACTGCACGAGGCCGCCCTGCGTGCGCGCGACAGTGGCGCCGTTGACCAGGCGGCCGCCTACCTGCACACCGCCGACCATGTGCTACGCGTCAGCGCGACACCCTCAGCCCATGCCGAACACGCCTTCAGCATCGCCTGCATGGCAGCGGAGTGCGACATGCAGCTGTCACGCATGCCGCAGGCTGAGGCCCGCCTCGCCGATTGCCAGAACCGGGCGAGAACGGCCCTTGACCAGGCACGGGTATGCAGGCTACAGGCACGCCTACATACCTTGCGCTGCGACTACCAAGCGGCCATCAGCGCAGCGGTCTACGGCCTTGAGCTACTGGGCATCACACTGGACCGCGGAAGCAATCAGGCCCAGGTCGAGGCCAGCTTTGCCCATGTGCAGGCCCTGATCGAGCGCAAAGGCCGCCACTGCCTGGAGTCACTGCCACGTTGCAATGCGCAGGAAGTGACGGTTGCCGTGGGCCTGCTGGCGACCCTTTCATCATCTTTTTTCGTCCAGGACGATATCTGTTTCCTGCACTTGGCCAAGCTCATGGAATTGTCCCTGAGCCAGGGTGTTGCGCCAGGCAGCACGTATGGGCTCGCCTGGTACGGCGTGATGATCGCCGAGCGCTTCGGTGCCTACCACGATGGGCATGCCTGCTGCCTGGCGGCGCTGAAACTGATCGAGCGTCACGGCTTCGAGGCAGACCTGACCAGCGCGCTGCTTGCCCTGGACCAGGTCAGCGCCTGGACCGCACCCATGGAATTCGCCCGGCGCACTGCCCTGGAGGCTATTGATTCAGGCCGCCTGAGCGGCGACCTGGCAATGAGTTGCTATGCCAGCAATCACTTGGTCTCGGACTCGCTGTTCATGGGGCGCTACCTGCCGGAAGTAGCCGATGAGGTGGCACAGGGCCTGGCCACCGTGCGCAGGTACAGCTACAGCGACATTGAACATATCCTGTTGGCCCAGCAAGCATTCGTCGCCGACCTGTGTGGCAACGCCTTCTCAGGCTCGACCGCAGGGGTGAAATCACGAACGACTCTGTTCTTCAAACACCTGTTCAGCGGCATGTCGGCCTTCTATCTGGGCAACATCAAGCAGGCCATACACAGCCTCGCCTGTGCTGGCGAGCATGCCTGGGCGGCACCCGCGCACATCAACCTGGCGGACTACCACCTGTTTCATGGCCTGGCTCTGGGCAGCCCGGAAGCACCTGGCAGCCTTGCCAGTAAACTGGCCGCGCTGCAGGCAGTGCGCGTGCGCTTTGCCAGCTGGGCCAACTTCAACCCGGTTACCTTCCGCAACAAGCTGCTGTTGATAGAAGGGGTCATCGCCAAACTCAATGGCGACGGCATGGCCGCCATCCGCTGCTTCGATCAGGCGCAGATCGCCGCCACTGCGGCCGGTTTCATTCATGAACAGGCTCTGGCTCATGAACAACTGGCCGAGGTGTGCATCCCCAACGGGTTGATCTCTGGCGCCAACCTGCACCTGCGCATTGCCCGCGACTGTTTTCATATCTGGGGCGCGACAGGCAAAGTACGCCAACTCGAGACACTGCACCCGTTCCTGCGCACCCAGCCGGTACAGGAAACCCACCGTTCTTCCAGCCAGGCGCGGCTGGACCTGGAAGCGGGTATCGAAGCTGCGCGGGCGCTGTCCGAAGAGGTGTTGCTCGAAGGCCTCATCGAGACGCTTATGGGCCACCTGACCCAGCACTCCGGTGCCGATCACGGCGCACTGCTGATCGTCAGTGGCGCCGAGTTCCAGATGGCTGCCCTGGCCTATATCGATGATGTCGGCCTGCATGTGCGCATGGACAACTGCCAGAAATTCCTCACCCAGGCCCCGCTGTCGATCATCAACGCCACCATGCGCACCAAGAAACCGCTGGTGCTCAACGATGCCCTGAGCGAATGCCCGGAAGCCTTCCGCCAGGAGCTGCAGGCGCGTAATGCGCGCTCGGTACTGTGCCTGCCACTGGTTATTCAGGGTGTGCTGATTGGCCTGGTCTACCTGGAGAACCGCCTGGTGCCGAACCTGTTCGGCGGCCAGCGCCTGGCCATGCTGGAGATTCTGGCATCACAAGCGGCGGTGTCGCTGCAGACAGCAAAGTTCTATACCCGTCTGGCAGAAGACAACCAGACTCGCGCGCAGATGGAAGCCGAACTGCGCCGTTCACGTGCGCAGCTTGCCAGCAGTGCGCACCAGCAGGTGATGAACGAGCTTTCGGCATCCATCGCCCACGAGATCAGCCAGCCGCTTCTGGGTATCGCCTCCAATGCCGCAGCCAGCCTGCGCTGGCTCAAGCGCGAAACGCCCGATCTGAAGGAAGCCATTGCCGGCCTCGAAGACATTCGCAACGACAGCGAGCGCGCAGCCAACATCGTGCGGGCACTGCGTTCGCTGGCCAAACAAACGCCGATGCAACTCAAGACGGTGAAGCTGGACGAACTGATTCTGGAAGTAGTGCGGCTGACCTCTGGCGATGCCGGCAAATGCAAGGTGGATGTGCAGACCCGGCTGCATGCAGCGGTAAGCGTGATGGCTGACCCGGTGCAGTTGCAGCAGTTGGTGTTCAACCTCATCACCAATGCGCTGGAGGCGCTGGCGGGCTATCGCAGTGATGGGCGGCTGCAGATTTCATCCGAGGTGCTGGCAGACAAAGTGGAGATCTGCGTCGACGATAACGGCCCGGGCATCGCTCCAGAGGAGCGGGATCAGGTCTTCGGGGCGTTCTACACGACCAAGAGCGGCGGTTTGGGGATGGGCCTGGCGATCTGCAATTCGGTGGTACAGGCCCATGGAGGGCAGTTGCAGGCGCAGGTTTCGGCGCTTGGTGGGTGCAGGATTCGGCTTACCATCCCGGTGCAGCAGGTCTGA
- a CDS encoding helix-turn-helix domain-containing protein has protein sequence MNPGTPEDNPHSPGALTPARLRQAKELMLRSSLSIIEIAGVCNLTRSHFSRAFKVNTGLSPQAWRLLARMEKAKRLLATEAPITHVSLECGFCDQAHFTRAFSRLVGQPPKAWRQAARIDAHP, from the coding sequence ATGAACCCTGGCACGCCCGAAGACAACCCTCATTCCCCCGGTGCCCTGACCCCCGCGCGGTTACGCCAGGCCAAGGAACTGATGCTGCGCAGCTCGCTGTCGATCATTGAGATCGCAGGGGTGTGCAACCTCACCCGTAGCCATTTCTCCCGTGCCTTCAAGGTCAACACCGGCCTTTCGCCCCAGGCCTGGCGACTGCTGGCGCGGATGGAGAAGGCCAAGCGCCTGTTGGCCACCGAGGCGCCTATCACCCATGTGAGCCTGGAGTGCGGTTTTTGCGACCAGGCCCATTTCACTCGCGCCTTCAGCCGCTTGGTCGGCCAACCGCCCAAGGCCTGGCGCCAGGCAGCGCGCATCGACGCACATCCTTAA
- the ycaC gene encoding isochorismate family cysteine hydrolase YcaC — protein MSQPDYKRLNKDDAVVLLVDHQTGLISLVQDFSPNEFKNNVLALGDLAKFFGLPTILTTSFEQGPNGPLVPELKEMFPDAPYIARPGQINAWDNEDFVKAIKATGRKQLIIAGVVTDVCVAFPTLSALAEGFEVFVVTDASGTFNQTVQQAAWVRMTEAGAQMMNWFSVACELHRDWRNDIEGLGNLLSQRIPNYRNLMNSYAALSAR, from the coding sequence ATGAGCCAACCAGATTACAAGCGCCTGAACAAAGACGACGCCGTGGTGTTGCTGGTCGACCACCAGACCGGCCTTATCTCACTGGTGCAGGACTTCTCGCCAAATGAATTCAAGAACAACGTTCTGGCGCTGGGCGACCTTGCCAAGTTCTTCGGGCTGCCGACCATTCTCACCACTAGCTTCGAACAAGGTCCTAACGGTCCGCTGGTGCCTGAACTCAAAGAGATGTTCCCGGACGCGCCGTACATCGCCCGCCCTGGCCAGATCAATGCCTGGGACAACGAGGACTTCGTCAAGGCAATCAAGGCCACCGGCCGCAAGCAACTGATCATTGCCGGTGTGGTTACCGATGTGTGCGTGGCGTTCCCGACCCTCTCGGCACTGGCCGAGGGTTTCGAGGTTTTCGTGGTGACAGATGCATCGGGCACCTTCAATCAAACCGTGCAGCAGGCAGCGTGGGTACGCATGACCGAGGCGGGCGCGCAGATGATGAACTGGTTCTCGGTGGCCTGTGAGCTGCACCGTGACTGGCGCAACGATATCGAAGGGCTGGGCAACCTGCTGTCACAGCGCATTCCAAACTACCGCAACCTGATGAACAGCTATGCGGCCTTGAGCGCGCGTTGA
- a CDS encoding GlxA family transcriptional regulator produces the protein MQENPAHRTVVMVLFNDVLLLDVTGPMDAFAIANRFLPEDRRYRLITVAESQSAIRGSCGLKVMADLRLEDLPGNVDLLLVPGGPGAYDVALPRLERWLGHAVHSAKRFGAICTGVFLLGRAGLLGGYRCTTHWNYVERLARAFPEAKVETEQIYVVDRGLITSGGITAGIDLALAVVAEDHGKALALEVAKVLLVARHRQGGQTPYSPLLAAVPRDGSVTARVQAYVVDHIDQAFTVQKMADLVAMSGRNFARTFQREVGITPLQYLQNARIDQARKLLEGSDRPLKVVAAQCGFGSDRHMRKVFCERIGMTPAQYRAQFGGI, from the coding sequence ATGCAGGAAAATCCCGCTCATCGCACCGTGGTCATGGTGCTGTTCAACGATGTGCTGTTGCTGGATGTCACGGGGCCCATGGACGCCTTCGCCATCGCCAACCGGTTCTTGCCCGAAGACAGGCGCTACCGGCTGATCACCGTGGCCGAAAGCCAAAGTGCCATTCGGGGCTCCTGTGGCCTGAAGGTCATGGCAGACCTGCGCCTGGAAGACCTACCGGGCAACGTCGACCTGCTACTGGTGCCCGGCGGGCCAGGAGCCTATGACGTCGCCCTGCCCAGGCTGGAGCGCTGGCTTGGGCACGCCGTGCACAGTGCCAAACGCTTCGGCGCCATCTGCACCGGAGTGTTCCTGCTCGGGCGGGCCGGGCTGCTGGGCGGCTATCGCTGTACCACCCACTGGAATTATGTGGAGCGCCTGGCACGCGCATTCCCCGAGGCGAAAGTCGAGACCGAGCAGATCTATGTGGTCGACCGTGGCCTGATCACTTCAGGTGGTATAACCGCAGGTATCGACCTGGCGTTGGCCGTCGTCGCAGAAGATCACGGCAAGGCGCTGGCCCTGGAAGTGGCCAAGGTGCTACTGGTGGCCCGTCATCGCCAGGGCGGGCAGACGCCCTACAGTCCACTGCTCGCGGCGGTGCCACGGGACGGCTCGGTAACAGCACGGGTACAAGCGTATGTCGTCGATCATATCGACCAGGCCTTTACCGTGCAGAAGATGGCCGATCTGGTGGCGATGAGTGGGCGCAACTTCGCGCGTACCTTTCAGCGCGAGGTGGGCATCACGCCGTTGCAGTACCTGCAGAACGCGCGGATCGACCAGGCACGCAAACTGCTCGAAGGCAGCGACCGGCCGTTAAAAGTGGTGGCGGCGCAATGTGGCTTTGGCAGCGACCGGCATATGCGCAAAGTGTTCTGCGAGCGGATAGGGATGACGCCGGCGCAGTATCGGGCGCAGTTTGGCGGCATTTGA
- a CDS encoding LysR substrate-binding domain-containing protein: MEDLNSLYYFTQVVEHGGFAPAGRALDMPKSKLSRRIADLEDRLGVRLLHRTSRHCSLTEIGQAYYNRCLAMRVEAEGAAEIIERNRSEPRGLVRISCPTTLLNSWVGPMLTRYMLKYPQVELFIESTNRRVDLLHEGFDVALRVRFPPLENTDMVMKVLSNSTQCLVGHPQYLEHLPKGFNPQLLGTLPSVHWGSAQREYQWELFQGEDMSRSIVIPHTPRMVTDDLFALRHFVVAGVGIAHLPRVAVREDLAEGRLVELLPQWHPRCGIVHAIFPSRRGLLPSVRSLIDHLAEEFAISDMA; the protein is encoded by the coding sequence TTGGAAGACCTCAACTCCCTCTACTACTTCACCCAAGTGGTAGAGCACGGCGGCTTCGCCCCGGCCGGGCGGGCGCTGGACATGCCCAAGTCGAAACTCAGCCGCCGCATCGCCGACCTTGAGGACCGCCTGGGCGTGCGCCTGCTGCACCGCACCAGCCGGCACTGTTCGCTCACCGAGATCGGCCAGGCCTACTACAACCGTTGCCTGGCCATGCGCGTAGAAGCCGAGGGCGCGGCAGAAATCATCGAGCGCAACCGCAGCGAACCGCGCGGGCTGGTGCGCATCAGCTGCCCGACTACCCTGCTCAACTCCTGGGTCGGGCCAATGCTCACCCGCTACATGCTCAAGTATCCGCAGGTAGAGCTGTTCATCGAGAGCACCAACCGCCGCGTCGACCTGCTGCACGAAGGCTTCGACGTAGCGCTGCGCGTGCGCTTCCCGCCGCTGGAAAACACCGACATGGTGATGAAAGTACTGAGCAACAGCACCCAGTGCCTGGTGGGGCACCCGCAGTATCTGGAGCACTTGCCCAAGGGCTTCAACCCGCAGTTGCTCGGCACGCTGCCCAGCGTGCATTGGGGTAGCGCCCAGCGCGAGTACCAGTGGGAGCTGTTCCAGGGCGAGGACATGAGCCGCAGCATCGTGATCCCGCACACACCGCGCATGGTCACCGATGACCTGTTTGCCCTGCGCCATTTCGTGGTGGCCGGAGTTGGTATCGCGCACTTGCCACGGGTGGCGGTGCGCGAAGACCTGGCCGAAGGCCGTTTGGTGGAGCTGTTGCCGCAGTGGCACCCGCGCTGCGGCATCGTGCATGCCATCTTCCCTTCGCGGCGTGGGTTGCTGCCGTCGGTGCGGTCGCTGATCGATCACCTGGCGGAGGAATTCGCGATCAGCGACATGGCCTGA